A portion of the Acidisarcina polymorpha genome contains these proteins:
- a CDS encoding AIPR family protein has product MNVEPFLYYAVEHITKRYNLTDEQVQYGITDDPNDGGIDAIYCLAGKSNVLIKDDAITSLTGTDSIRIMVFQSKSSKSDTGFKPDDIDKFAHFVDDLLYMTGHHDKKLSLKYHAHLVSITETFKRAYLEAAGNFPSLHLDFYYITRGDGDALNVAGDEAKRRLMETIKKHRGTDSSGDTYDLKTIDSCSLLGYVRNRRQRKRTLTWAGQPIPINDGYLGIVNLQHYYSFLKDEGGYLDELIFESNVRGNQGKTSVNKQMRAALDDGGPPDFWQLNNGVTLTCTKITPIDAYNQSIEDAQVVNGLQTSRQIFGHFSEGKPSPNEKRTVVVKLIRVSDDAIRDKIIRATNNQNPIKPSALVLTGVIHRDIEDLFKAQGFFYDRRPGFYKDQGKPISQIVSLNEVAQAAIAILLHRPDDARGRPGNYIGGDSKKTGDKHKLLFKPRSKSKFLELKSYLKCVLIVRRVTDFLKSVSGIDPGERRNILFHMSYHLVCCIVGNTSPTEKEVFSIVSSDITQERLDHSYNTVLTIYKALCQKEENVDAVAKGPDYLADIRKTIQGPPPPLVAAGLLVSEAAHPKMKIKDILNTAEFKW; this is encoded by the coding sequence TTGAATGTCGAGCCTTTTCTTTACTACGCCGTCGAGCACATCACCAAACGATACAACCTCACCGATGAGCAAGTTCAATACGGCATCACAGACGATCCGAACGATGGGGGAATTGATGCAATCTACTGCTTGGCTGGTAAATCCAACGTTCTCATTAAGGACGACGCTATAACCTCGTTGACCGGCACTGACTCAATTAGGATCATGGTGTTTCAATCTAAGTCGTCAAAGAGCGACACCGGATTTAAGCCAGATGACATCGACAAGTTCGCTCATTTTGTCGATGACCTGCTTTATATGACCGGCCATCATGACAAGAAGCTATCTCTCAAGTATCATGCACATCTTGTATCAATTACCGAAACATTCAAGAGGGCGTATCTGGAGGCGGCGGGTAACTTTCCTTCGCTGCATTTGGATTTTTATTACATCACTCGCGGAGACGGTGATGCTCTCAATGTTGCAGGCGATGAAGCGAAGCGAAGGCTCATGGAGACAATCAAAAAGCATCGCGGTACTGACAGTTCGGGCGACACTTATGATCTAAAAACAATCGACTCTTGCTCGCTGTTGGGTTATGTGCGTAACCGTCGCCAACGAAAGAGGACGCTGACGTGGGCTGGTCAGCCCATTCCGATTAATGACGGCTATTTGGGTATAGTCAACCTTCAACACTACTATTCCTTTCTCAAGGATGAAGGTGGGTATTTGGATGAGCTTATATTCGAGTCGAACGTTAGAGGGAATCAAGGGAAAACATCTGTCAACAAACAGATGAGAGCCGCTTTAGATGATGGCGGGCCGCCGGATTTTTGGCAACTTAACAATGGGGTCACATTGACTTGCACCAAAATCACACCCATCGATGCCTACAATCAGTCGATTGAGGATGCACAAGTCGTTAACGGATTGCAGACTTCGCGCCAGATTTTCGGGCATTTTTCCGAAGGTAAGCCCTCTCCAAATGAAAAAAGGACAGTTGTTGTTAAGTTGATTCGGGTTTCTGATGATGCTATTCGCGACAAGATCATTCGGGCCACAAATAACCAGAACCCCATCAAGCCTTCGGCATTGGTGTTGACCGGAGTAATTCATAGGGACATCGAAGATCTGTTCAAAGCTCAGGGGTTTTTCTATGATCGCAGGCCGGGATTTTACAAGGATCAAGGAAAGCCAATTTCGCAAATAGTGTCGCTGAACGAAGTGGCGCAAGCGGCTATTGCCATCCTTTTGCATCGCCCGGATGATGCGAGAGGTAGGCCCGGAAACTACATAGGTGGTGACTCAAAGAAAACCGGAGATAAGCACAAGCTCTTGTTCAAGCCGAGGTCTAAGTCTAAATTTCTGGAGCTAAAGTCCTATTTGAAATGTGTACTAATCGTTCGGCGGGTCACTGACTTTCTTAAGTCGGTTTCAGGGATCGATCCAGGTGAGAGGAGAAACATCCTTTTTCACATGTCCTACCATCTCGTTTGCTGCATCGTTGGTAATACCAGCCCCACAGAGAAAGAGGTGTTTTCTATTGTTTCATCGGACATAACGCAGGAGCGCCTGGACCACTCATATAACACCGTTCTGACGATCTACAAGGCGCTCTGTCAAAAAGAGGAAAACGTTGATGCTGTTGCAAAGGGGCCAGATTATCTGGCTGACATTCGGAAAACGATACAGGGGCCACCTCCGCCGCTAGTCGCCGCAGGGCTATTGGTTAGCGAGGCTGCACATCCAAAGATGAAAATCAAGGATATCCTGAATACGGCGGAGTTCAAATGGTGA
- a CDS encoding chitobiase/beta-hexosaminidase C-terminal domain-containing protein has protein sequence MIVLRPDLLRAGESSSSLNGNLQASNVSFRLWASGLTLGAIMALPGNAQVNVLTAHNDIARTGQNVMETTLTPANVNSSQFGRLFSQTVAGPLQAQPLYVANVAIPNMGTHNVVYAAAATGTVYAFDADSNGGVDANPLWKTSLPGVVHGKSIFHSILGTPVIDLSTSTMYVACVATESGSPVFRLHALDIRTGAEKFGAPVQIQGSLPGTGSGSTGGVLPFDPTVEIQRPALLLLNGVVYIAFGSLSDQGAYHGWIFSYSASSLERLGIYCTSPNGSEGGIWMGGAGLAAEVNDPNKPFGRMFVSIGNGAYSATPPYTNSMSYGMSILDLDLNGGTMTVKDEFTPYNEAKLDSQDGDLGSGGAVLLPAQSLKSGGTLEPLLQIGKVGIIGIFDRNNLGGFSGAGDQAVQEVQTASTGASGWGAGVWGAPAYWNGNIYIGGTKPGGSNSLAAYSFAKGQLSSAATSNSAEEFAYPAPTPSVSSNGSANGIVWALKTDAYVSKGPEILLAFDAENLANLLYSSSTNQSRDNPGAGVTYVAPTVANGKVYVGAASQLSVYGLLSDVQVAAAPVITPSTESFTGSLPVTISESISGAKIYYTTDGSRPTVASKLYQGPITITSTQTITALASANGFLQSPASEATYTESADTNPPQFSLAGGSYSGAQQVIITDSSPGSSIYYTLDGSQPTTASALYRQPITVSVSETVTAIATAPGLAQSPVTSAIYTIGPAYTFNYPQGFAQAGATVQFNGSTGLDDFRLQLTNGGKNETGSAFYATPVNVQSFTTDFVFQLSNPAGDGITFTIQNAGPTALGGAQSGLGYVSIQHSIAIKFDLVNQANEGPNGTGLFIRGNTPRAAEIDMTGSGVDLHSGDAMGVQLTYDGVTLKMTITDQLTGASWQHAFPVDIPAMVGGATAYVGFTGSTGGNTASQKINSWSYIAGSPSGSS, from the coding sequence ATGATCGTCTTGCGGCCGGACCTTCTGCGCGCTGGTGAATCCTCGTCTTCATTGAATGGCAACCTGCAGGCCTCTAATGTTTCCTTCCGGCTGTGGGCGTCGGGCTTGACATTAGGAGCAATCATGGCGCTTCCAGGGAATGCGCAGGTCAATGTTCTGACCGCTCACAACGACATTGCGCGCACCGGACAAAACGTGATGGAGACTACGCTTACCCCGGCAAACGTAAACTCCAGCCAATTTGGAAGGTTGTTTAGCCAGACGGTAGCCGGCCCCTTGCAGGCGCAACCACTCTATGTCGCCAATGTGGCGATTCCGAACATGGGCACCCACAATGTCGTCTATGCGGCGGCTGCGACCGGCACGGTATACGCCTTCGACGCCGACAGCAATGGGGGCGTGGATGCGAACCCATTGTGGAAGACATCCCTGCCCGGCGTCGTTCATGGAAAGTCTATCTTCCATTCCATCCTGGGTACGCCGGTGATTGATCTTTCGACCAGCACTATGTATGTCGCATGTGTGGCAACTGAGAGTGGGTCGCCGGTGTTCCGGCTACATGCCCTGGACATCCGCACCGGGGCCGAAAAGTTTGGCGCACCGGTGCAGATACAAGGTTCGCTACCCGGCACCGGCAGCGGCAGTACTGGCGGGGTGTTGCCGTTCGACCCGACCGTCGAGATTCAGCGACCGGCGTTGCTGCTGCTGAACGGGGTGGTGTACATCGCCTTCGGTTCGCTCAGCGATCAAGGGGCTTACCACGGCTGGATCTTTTCCTATAGCGCTTCGAGCCTGGAACGGTTAGGCATCTACTGCACCTCCCCGAATGGGAGCGAAGGTGGCATCTGGATGGGAGGCGCAGGACTGGCGGCCGAGGTCAATGATCCGAACAAGCCCTTTGGCAGGATGTTTGTCTCGATTGGCAATGGCGCATACTCGGCAACCCCGCCTTATACGAATTCAATGAGTTATGGAATGAGCATCCTGGACCTGGACCTCAACGGCGGTACGATGACGGTCAAGGATGAGTTTACGCCTTACAATGAGGCAAAGCTCGACTCTCAGGATGGAGATTTAGGTTCTGGAGGAGCGGTCTTGCTTCCGGCGCAGTCACTGAAGTCGGGTGGAACACTTGAACCACTGCTCCAGATAGGTAAGGTCGGGATCATTGGTATCTTCGACCGAAACAACCTAGGTGGATTCAGTGGCGCGGGAGATCAGGCTGTCCAGGAGGTACAGACTGCATCAACCGGAGCCAGTGGTTGGGGCGCCGGAGTCTGGGGTGCTCCGGCTTACTGGAACGGTAACATTTATATAGGGGGAACCAAACCGGGAGGGAGTAATAGCTTAGCGGCCTACTCGTTTGCGAAGGGACAATTGTCTTCTGCGGCCACTAGCAACTCAGCGGAGGAGTTTGCCTATCCGGCTCCAACTCCCTCGGTCTCCTCGAATGGCAGCGCTAACGGCATTGTGTGGGCGCTGAAGACCGATGCCTATGTTAGTAAAGGACCGGAGATACTGCTGGCCTTTGATGCAGAAAACCTCGCCAATCTACTCTACTCAAGTAGTACAAATCAAAGCCGTGACAACCCGGGCGCTGGAGTTACTTACGTTGCGCCGACGGTCGCCAATGGGAAGGTCTATGTAGGAGCTGCTTCCCAGCTCAGCGTCTATGGTTTACTCAGCGACGTTCAAGTAGCTGCTGCCCCCGTTATTACGCCATCTACCGAAAGCTTCACGGGTTCTTTGCCGGTGACGATCAGCGAGTCGATCAGCGGAGCGAAGATCTACTATACGACCGACGGAAGTAGGCCGACGGTAGCTTCAAAGTTGTATCAAGGGCCAATCACGATTACTTCTACACAAACCATCACCGCTCTGGCGAGCGCCAACGGTTTTCTCCAGAGCCCGGCCAGCGAGGCGACTTATACGGAAAGCGCTGACACCAATCCTCCGCAGTTTTCGCTAGCCGGAGGAAGTTATTCGGGTGCACAACAAGTTATCATAACCGACAGCTCGCCGGGCTCTTCGATCTATTACACCTTAGATGGGTCGCAACCTACGACCGCTTCTGCTCTGTACCGCCAACCGATCACCGTTTCAGTATCAGAGACGGTTACGGCCATCGCGACCGCACCTGGCCTCGCTCAAAGCCCAGTGACAAGCGCGATTTACACGATTGGTCCAGCTTATACCTTTAACTATCCCCAGGGTTTTGCGCAAGCCGGTGCGACGGTGCAGTTTAACGGGAGCACCGGGTTAGACGATTTCCGGCTGCAATTGACGAACGGGGGAAAGAATGAGACAGGCAGCGCTTTCTACGCGACCCCGGTGAACGTCCAATCATTCACTACCGATTTCGTCTTTCAATTATCGAATCCGGCCGGCGACGGAATTACCTTTACCATTCAGAATGCCGGTCCGACGGCCCTTGGCGGAGCACAGAGTGGGCTGGGATACGTCTCCATCCAACACAGCATCGCTATTAAGTTCGACTTAGTGAACCAGGCCAATGAGGGACCGAACGGAACTGGTTTATTCATCCGTGGCAATACCCCCAGGGCAGCGGAGATCGACATGACGGGCAGCGGCGTCGACTTGCACTCCGGCGATGCTATGGGAGTGCAGCTGACTTATGACGGCGTCACCCTGAAGATGACGATTACCGACCAGCTTACCGGCGCCTCATGGCAGCATGCATTCCCGGTTGACATCCCTGCGATGGTGGGGGGAGCGACCGCCTATGTAGGGTTCACCGGCAGCACTGGCGGCAATACAGCGAGTCAGAAGATCAACTCCTGGAGCTATATTGCTGGATCGCCGTCGGGATCCAGCTAG
- a CDS encoding ABC transporter permease: MQVLDDVRYALRQFAKAPGFTITAILTLALGIGATTAIFTLVHAVLLKSLPVVNPDELYRVGNEENCCVNGGMQDNWTLFSYEQYKQFRDNNSGFATLAGFQSGQTLIGVRRNGSNKPAESFKSEYVSGNYFSTFGIGPYIGRTLTMNDDTKGAPPAAMMSFRTWQEKFGKDPSVVGAGFVINGQPFTIVGITPPGFFGDRVQSNPPGFFLPLNVEPLVAPTSSILEDASLDWLDLIGRIKTGANTSSMEAQMQVQLKQFLLSPLSKVEDRDKPLVAKQTLHFSHGGNGVQMMRDEYKDGLHLLMWVSAFVLLIACANLANLMLVRATTRQQQTSVRSALGAPRFRLVRQALTESIVLAVLGGTAGIALAFAGTKIILRLAFRNDYVPIQASPSLPVLAFALGVAILTGVLFGVAPAWITAKANPVEALRGANRSTGRDGGWGQKSLVVIQAALSLVLLCAAGLLTRSLSNLQHQNFGFDTANRYILHIDPQMAGYKPSQLEALYRQLNGNLSAIVGVKQVSFSLYTPMEGDNWGEGVYIDGEAPPPPGTPDHGASWVRVSPHYFETIGTKIVEGRANNEQDTATTRNIAVVNRFFEQKYFKDGHAIGKHFSNDIKNPGWFEIVGVTEDTRYQGPTSKMRPMYFLAQGQSVHSSEPRYQQFEDRSQYLNAIAIQTAGPVPNLEAQVRRALAQVNPDLALIDFNTFAEQVKGNFTQQVMIAKLTSFFGILALVLASIGLYGVTAYSVERRTSEIGIRMALGADRMNVLRLVLRSAFLQVGIGLVIGIPVTIFGGRIMASQLFGVKSYDPLILCVTIIVLAAAAFVAALVPARRAAGLEPMRALRME, encoded by the coding sequence ATGCAGGTTTTGGATGACGTTCGATACGCGTTGCGCCAGTTCGCGAAGGCGCCAGGCTTTACCATCACCGCGATCCTTACGCTGGCGCTCGGCATTGGCGCCACCACCGCCATCTTTACTCTTGTCCATGCGGTGTTGTTGAAATCGTTGCCTGTTGTCAACCCCGATGAGCTATACCGGGTCGGCAACGAAGAAAACTGCTGCGTCAACGGAGGCATGCAAGACAATTGGACGCTCTTTTCCTACGAACAATATAAGCAGTTTCGTGACAATAACTCCGGCTTTGCCACGCTGGCGGGGTTTCAATCAGGACAGACGCTCATCGGGGTACGGCGCAACGGCAGCAACAAACCCGCCGAGTCGTTCAAGAGCGAATACGTCTCCGGCAATTACTTTTCCACCTTTGGCATCGGTCCATATATCGGCCGCACCTTGACCATGAACGACGACACCAAAGGTGCGCCGCCGGCCGCAATGATGAGCTTTCGCACCTGGCAGGAGAAGTTCGGCAAGGATCCCTCGGTGGTCGGTGCCGGTTTCGTCATCAATGGGCAGCCATTCACCATCGTCGGCATTACCCCTCCCGGGTTCTTTGGGGATCGTGTGCAAAGCAATCCTCCGGGATTCTTCCTGCCGCTGAATGTCGAGCCGCTGGTTGCCCCCACGAGCAGCATTCTTGAGGACGCCTCACTGGACTGGCTGGACCTGATCGGGCGCATCAAAACCGGCGCCAACACCAGTTCCATGGAAGCGCAGATGCAGGTTCAGTTGAAGCAGTTCCTGCTTAGTCCCTTGAGCAAGGTGGAAGATCGCGACAAGCCTTTGGTTGCCAAACAAACCTTGCACTTCTCCCACGGCGGCAATGGTGTGCAGATGATGCGCGACGAGTATAAGGACGGCCTGCATCTGCTCATGTGGGTCTCTGCTTTTGTTCTGCTGATCGCTTGCGCCAACCTCGCAAACCTGATGTTGGTCCGCGCAACTACCCGTCAACAGCAGACCTCGGTCCGCTCGGCTTTGGGCGCGCCCCGATTCCGGCTGGTTCGCCAGGCCCTGACAGAGAGCATCGTTCTCGCGGTACTGGGCGGGACCGCGGGCATCGCATTGGCATTTGCGGGCACGAAAATTATCCTTCGCCTGGCCTTCCGCAACGACTACGTGCCGATCCAGGCATCGCCTTCGCTTCCGGTCCTGGCTTTTGCGCTTGGAGTCGCCATTCTGACCGGAGTTCTCTTTGGAGTCGCACCCGCCTGGATCACCGCCAAAGCCAATCCAGTAGAAGCCTTGCGTGGCGCTAACCGCTCGACCGGCCGCGACGGTGGCTGGGGACAAAAGTCCCTGGTCGTCATCCAGGCCGCGCTTTCTCTTGTGCTGCTCTGCGCCGCCGGCCTGCTCACTCGCAGTCTCAGCAACCTCCAGCATCAGAATTTCGGCTTCGACACTGCTAATCGCTACATCCTGCATATCGATCCGCAGATGGCGGGTTATAAACCCAGCCAACTCGAAGCGCTTTACCGTCAGTTGAATGGCAATCTCAGCGCCATTGTCGGGGTCAAGCAGGTCAGCTTCTCTCTGTACACCCCCATGGAAGGCGATAACTGGGGCGAAGGAGTCTACATCGACGGCGAAGCCCCGCCCCCACCCGGCACTCCCGACCATGGCGCATCCTGGGTGCGCGTCAGTCCCCATTACTTCGAGACGATTGGCACCAAGATCGTTGAGGGCCGTGCGAACAATGAGCAGGACACCGCGACCACGCGAAACATCGCCGTCGTCAACCGGTTCTTTGAACAGAAGTATTTCAAAGACGGTCACGCGATCGGAAAGCATTTTAGTAATGACATCAAGAACCCAGGCTGGTTCGAGATCGTTGGAGTCACCGAGGATACTCGTTATCAGGGGCCGACCAGCAAAATGCGTCCGATGTACTTCCTCGCGCAAGGTCAAAGCGTCCACAGCTCCGAACCGCGATATCAGCAGTTTGAGGATCGATCGCAATACCTTAACGCCATCGCCATACAAACGGCCGGCCCGGTGCCAAACCTTGAAGCCCAGGTTCGACGGGCACTCGCGCAGGTGAACCCCGATCTTGCCTTGATCGACTTCAATACTTTTGCCGAACAAGTGAAAGGCAACTTCACCCAGCAAGTGATGATCGCCAAGCTGACATCCTTCTTCGGCATTCTGGCTCTGGTACTCGCGTCGATCGGGCTCTATGGCGTCACCGCTTACTCAGTCGAGCGGCGCACCAGTGAGATCGGCATCCGCATGGCGCTCGGCGCCGACCGGATGAATGTCCTGCGCCTTGTTCTGCGAAGCGCTTTCCTGCAAGTCGGCATCGGACTGGTCATTGGCATCCCGGTGACCATCTTCGGCGGCCGCATCATGGCCAGCCAATTGTTCGGAGTGAAGTCTTACGACCCGCTGATCCTGTGCGTCACCATCATCGTCCTCGCGGCCGCCGCCTTCGTCGCCGCATTGGTGCCGGCGCGCCGGGCCGCTGGGTTAGAACCGATGCGTGCATTGCGAATGGAATGA
- the dhaL gene encoding dihydroxyacetone kinase subunit DhaL, which translates to MKKFINRPQDVVEEMLEGLVLLDPGSARLAGHKVMIRADAEQASERQVAVISGGGSGHEPAHAGYVGAGMLSAAVLGEVFTSPSSDAVFAAIKAVAGKPGTLLVVKNYTGDRLNFGLAAEMARAEGIPVDMVIVNDDVALKGTQQATGARGLAGTIFVHKLVGAAAAEGKSLAEIAKIGKGAIGSLATMGVSFSAGTSPAVGKPSFELGEHEMELGLGIHGEPGVKRTELQPADELTETLLNEILQDGEFGDAKRVAMMVNNLGATTEMELAIVARHAVPFLEASGFTVERVYAGTFLSSLDMAGLSLSLLGLDDERLRWLDAATSAPAWPNAARQRPGRRERNIEAAPAKLNAVAVQDTRVTAGVETESARKLHAAIDAACQALIDAEAELTELDRLTGDGDLGSSMERGARGVREQLSLYPLNDLPATLKALGHTVRQELGGSSGPLYGVLLLRCGNVLEGLGTIGISQWAEALVQGSQAISELGGAKPGDRTMLDALDPLVRTLKAEASTKAPREALGDAVEAAERGVAATAQMRPRLGRSSYLGDRVLGHPDPGAKALALLARAVYEAIFST; encoded by the coding sequence ATGAAGAAGTTCATCAATCGCCCGCAGGATGTTGTGGAAGAGATGCTGGAAGGCCTGGTGCTGCTCGATCCAGGCTCCGCCCGTTTGGCGGGTCACAAGGTGATGATCCGCGCAGATGCGGAGCAGGCGAGCGAACGCCAGGTTGCGGTGATCTCCGGCGGCGGCAGTGGCCATGAACCCGCGCATGCCGGGTATGTCGGCGCAGGCATGCTGAGCGCCGCGGTGTTAGGAGAGGTCTTTACGTCGCCCAGCAGCGACGCGGTCTTCGCGGCGATCAAGGCGGTCGCGGGTAAGCCGGGGACGCTCCTGGTGGTCAAGAACTATACCGGCGATCGACTTAATTTCGGGCTGGCGGCCGAGATGGCGCGGGCCGAAGGTATTCCGGTGGACATGGTAATCGTGAACGATGATGTCGCCTTGAAAGGGACTCAGCAGGCGACGGGTGCGCGCGGTCTGGCGGGGACCATCTTCGTTCACAAGCTGGTCGGCGCGGCTGCGGCTGAGGGCAAGAGCCTCGCTGAAATCGCGAAGATCGGCAAGGGAGCGATTGGGTCACTGGCAACGATGGGCGTTTCATTTTCGGCAGGGACTTCGCCAGCCGTAGGCAAACCCAGCTTTGAGCTGGGCGAGCATGAGATGGAACTCGGCCTGGGCATTCACGGAGAGCCGGGAGTGAAACGGACGGAGTTGCAGCCAGCAGACGAACTTACCGAGACATTGCTCAACGAGATTCTTCAAGATGGCGAGTTCGGCGATGCGAAGCGGGTCGCGATGATGGTCAACAACCTGGGAGCCACTACGGAGATGGAGTTGGCCATCGTTGCTCGTCACGCTGTGCCGTTCTTGGAGGCAAGCGGCTTCACGGTGGAGCGAGTCTATGCTGGGACCTTTCTCTCTTCGCTCGATATGGCGGGATTGTCGCTCTCACTACTGGGCCTGGATGACGAGCGGCTGCGCTGGCTTGATGCGGCGACCAGTGCTCCGGCATGGCCGAACGCAGCAAGGCAGAGGCCGGGACGAAGAGAGCGCAACATCGAAGCCGCGCCAGCCAAGCTGAATGCGGTTGCCGTTCAGGACACTCGTGTGACGGCCGGGGTGGAGACGGAGTCCGCGAGGAAACTTCATGCCGCGATCGATGCCGCATGCCAGGCGTTGATCGATGCCGAAGCGGAATTGACGGAGCTCGACCGGCTGACCGGCGATGGAGACCTGGGCAGCAGCATGGAGCGGGGCGCCAGAGGCGTCCGGGAGCAACTCAGCTTGTATCCGTTGAACGATCTTCCTGCAACGCTCAAGGCGCTCGGGCATACGGTTCGCCAGGAGCTGGGTGGCTCTTCAGGGCCGCTCTACGGGGTTCTGTTGCTGCGCTGCGGCAATGTTCTTGAAGGCTTGGGAACGATCGGAATTTCGCAGTGGGCTGAAGCGCTCGTTCAGGGCAGCCAAGCGATCAGCGAACTCGGAGGCGCCAAGCCGGGCGATCGAACGATGCTCGATGCGCTTGATCCGCTGGTGAGGACGTTGAAGGCGGAAGCCAGCACGAAAGCGCCGCGTGAAGCGCTAGGGGACGCCGTAGAAGCTGCGGAGCGCGGAGTCGCCGCGACTGCCCAGATGAGGCCGCGACTGGGCCGATCCAGTTACCTGGGGGATCGCGTTTTAGGTCATCCCGACCCAGGAGCCAAGGCGCTCGCCCTCCTGGCGAGGGCTGTTTATGAGGCCATCTTTTCGACGTGA
- a CDS encoding APC family permease, with product MRKLRLLPLVAATYFMVSGGPYGLEDIVGQAGYLRALLLLAVVPLVWSLPTALMIGELASAMPEEGGFYVWVSRAFGRFWGFQEAWLSLSASVFDMAIYPSLAVAYLGQLSGTLTSGHRGIFWSLAIVLICIAWNLRGAHSVGNGSVMLFALLLTPFLAIIGYGFYHAASAPLGVRHFSAIGEGNMTTALLFVLWNCMGWDNASTIAREVNDPRRNYIRAMIGAVVVVTVSYVLPIGAVALTGIPAASFATGAWVDAARLLAGPMVGPSLAVAVVIGGAMTGVAMFNALTLSYARVPAAMARDGLLPKPLARHMDNGVPWVSVLICGLGWALALGLNLTRLLELDLMLYGFSLILEFAALIALRLKEPEMARPFAIPGGLPVAIGAGLGPTALILFAIWNARGDHLTPGLPAILLGAIIAVAGPILYALTSFARPRARQFTGEFE from the coding sequence TTGCGCAAGCTCAGGCTGTTGCCGTTGGTGGCCGCTACTTATTTCATGGTCTCTGGCGGCCCCTATGGCCTGGAAGACATCGTCGGACAGGCGGGCTATCTGCGGGCGCTTCTTCTGCTCGCGGTTGTGCCCCTGGTCTGGAGCCTGCCTACCGCCTTGATGATCGGAGAATTGGCTTCGGCGATGCCCGAGGAGGGCGGATTTTATGTCTGGGTGAGCCGCGCCTTTGGCCGCTTCTGGGGATTTCAAGAGGCATGGCTTTCGCTCTCGGCGTCGGTCTTCGATATGGCAATCTACCCGTCGCTGGCGGTCGCCTACCTTGGCCAGCTTTCCGGAACGCTGACATCAGGGCACCGCGGCATCTTCTGGTCGCTGGCCATCGTGCTCATTTGTATCGCGTGGAATTTGCGCGGGGCGCATTCAGTAGGGAACGGCTCGGTGATGTTGTTTGCATTGCTGCTGACGCCGTTCCTGGCGATCATCGGCTATGGCTTCTACCATGCCGCATCGGCTCCTCTTGGCGTGCGCCATTTCTCCGCAATCGGGGAAGGCAATATGACAACGGCGCTGCTTTTCGTCTTGTGGAACTGTATGGGATGGGACAACGCGTCTACGATCGCCCGCGAGGTGAATGACCCGCGCAGAAACTACATTCGCGCCATGATTGGGGCGGTTGTGGTGGTTACCGTCAGCTACGTTCTGCCGATCGGCGCAGTCGCGCTGACCGGAATTCCCGCTGCTTCCTTTGCCACCGGCGCCTGGGTGGATGCGGCTCGGTTGCTGGCTGGTCCTATGGTGGGACCATCGCTGGCCGTCGCCGTGGTCATTGGCGGCGCGATGACCGGCGTGGCCATGTTCAATGCGCTCACCCTCTCTTATGCGCGCGTGCCCGCGGCGATGGCGCGCGATGGCTTATTACCGAAGCCCCTGGCGCGACACATGGACAATGGGGTGCCCTGGGTCTCGGTGCTCATCTGTGGACTGGGCTGGGCACTGGCTCTGGGTTTGAACCTGACTCGTCTGCTCGAGCTTGACCTGATGCTGTATGGATTTTCCCTGATTCTGGAGTTTGCGGCACTCATCGCGCTTCGCCTGAAGGAGCCTGAAATGGCGCGGCCGTTTGCGATCCCGGGCGGCCTGCCGGTGGCGATCGGCGCGGGCCTTGGGCCGACGGCGTTGATCCTCTTCGCCATCTGGAATGCGCGCGGCGATCATCTTACCCCGGGCCTTCCGGCCATTCTGCTCGGCGCCATTATTGCTGTTGCCGGACCGATCCTGTATGCGCTGACTTCTTTTGCGCGACCGCGGGCTCGTCAGTTCACTGGCGAATTTGAATGA
- a CDS encoding peptidase encodes MTYCLSIMTHEGLVMASDSRTNAGFDDLNVARKMHTFVQPGERVFVVLTSGSLSLSQSVMNLVRASFNAGEGLAQAQSMYEAAREVGQAVRQVSDMDRAALERDSYNFNVHLLLGGQVRGEEPRSFLIYPQGNPLSSTEDSPFLQLGEYKYGRPILDRGIVYNSTSLKVAAKYALLSFDATMRSNVTVGPPIELLMYQKDSFHLDNYRRFYGADAELSVIHALWERSLRHAVEDLPDIHMEPHPEAVSQTVLV; translated from the coding sequence ATGACCTATTGTTTAAGCATCATGACACACGAAGGGCTGGTCATGGCATCCGATTCACGGACCAATGCCGGATTCGACGATCTGAACGTCGCCCGCAAGATGCATACGTTTGTGCAGCCCGGGGAGCGCGTGTTTGTGGTGCTGACCAGCGGCAGCCTGTCGTTGAGCCAGTCGGTGATGAACCTGGTGCGCGCGAGCTTTAATGCCGGCGAGGGGCTGGCGCAGGCACAGTCGATGTACGAGGCGGCCCGGGAAGTGGGGCAAGCGGTGCGCCAGGTCTCGGACATGGACCGCGCGGCGCTTGAGCGCGACAGCTATAACTTCAACGTCCACCTGCTGCTTGGGGGACAGGTGCGCGGTGAGGAGCCGCGATCGTTCCTGATTTATCCGCAGGGCAATCCGCTGAGTTCGACCGAAGATTCGCCCTTCCTGCAACTGGGCGAATACAAGTATGGACGGCCGATCCTAGATCGCGGGATCGTCTACAACTCGACCAGCCTCAAGGTCGCAGCAAAATACGCGCTGCTCTCGTTCGACGCTACGATGCGATCGAATGTGACCGTCGGGCCTCCGATCGAGTTGCTGATGTACCAGAAGGACAGCTTTCACCTGGATAACTACCGGCGGTTTTATGGCGCGGACGCCGAGTTGAGCGTCATTCACGCATTGTGGGAGCGGTCGCTGCGGCATGCCGTCGAGGACCTTCCCGATATTCACATGGAGCCGCATCCGGAGGCCGTCTCTCAGACGGTGCTGGTGTAA